Proteins encoded in a region of the Panicum hallii strain FIL2 chromosome 3, PHallii_v3.1, whole genome shotgun sequence genome:
- the LOC112884348 gene encoding condensin-2 complex subunit D3 has protein sequence MDADEMDIDLDGAGAGATDDIDAPFSASPASASGSLPAVLSELAALHRRASSSSSSSYSSASPSLSLPSITYLSSAPAAVASLFPRLSAAGIPASSVLPPLEASLSAHPLPAAVAYLRLLLAPASPLLTLFSPLPFLSLLLAIRKAASSSAGAANPSSGSGGGRGNPRKRKNQRHQPAAAPQAAPSLLPRALSLLADAAGRLPLRAHPDARRSLVDTAAELAAFDVLAAVLGSDYHAEAVQDVVRALAPVVLSGTKSTARVAAVQFLVTKLVPLGAEEGEDVVRKAMEYLPRYLSVKAPDKAEARALAVEAIVEVVRALGSEEREGFAGYVVAMSKGKAKGRLLAVDLVLAMLPVLLPSDRDDWDLEEGSWGLKFLQVLVERCSDSVGGVRARALTNAAQALDVLSERGVEVDRLQEVMRTGDMGLGELLRRRCTDDKAAVRKAALVLITKAISLIGRPVDESLLCAMGAACSDPLVSIRKAALAAISEVFRKFPDEKVMKEWLQAVPPLVIDSETSIQEECENLFLELVLNRICQSANLNPDDDSIKLEDVFPEGTLDLLKSICDGEIAPCIKKICASLGKKKKLKPLLASSLQNIITISESLWLRSRKPIETWTAPIGSWWLLSEVSSFAPKSVNWKFLSHHWKLLDNVRQDDRGKACSQVEPNCALWAVNRVSLLQTISNVSMELPVEPAAELAHSLLTRIENFDMNLSEVDAHVKSLKILCKRKAKTAKEGDALILKWAQQLIRSAVDILDQYIKETSESARGHSFVTPVSSKSRGKKQTPASKSTSDAVIAVFTVGSLILACPTANVKDITPLLHTIITSGNSELRPKNLVGGTISFKELAPSLYIQSWDTLAKICLVDDKVAKRYIPIFVQELERSDMATLRNNIMIAMADFYVRYTALVDCYMSKITKSLRDPCEVVRRQTFILLSKLLQRDYVKWRGVLFLRFLPCLVDESEKIRHLADYLFGNILKAKAPLLAYNSFIEAIYVLNDCTGHGAYSESQGSSDRRPALFAVRGTDERSRSKRMHIYASLLKQMAPEHLLATSAKLCAEILAAVCDGLLSVDDAGGRAVLQDALQILACKEMRIHPNICTDNSEMDEEGGEGGGTASALLAAKGRAVTQVAKKNLIQIAVPIFIELKRLLESKNSPLTGCLMECLRALLKDYKNEIEEILVADKQLQRELLYDMQKYEAGKGKGKAAAEFETGPSGTARSPARQTPAGAAAAKVDASARATVRSVLKEVNRNTPTPPLHSMSVPKVKSILGTAGPGSRRPGVLESVRRLQPFESDDEN, from the exons ATGGACGCCGACGAGATGGACATCGACCtcgacggcgccggcgccggcgccactGACGACATCGATGCCCCCTTCTCCGCCTCCCCCGCGTCCGCCTCCGGCTCCCTCCCGGCCGTCCTCTCCGAGCTCGCCGCCCTCCACCGCCgcgcatcctcctcctcctcctcctcctactcCTCCGCCTCCCCGTCCCTGTCCCTTCCCTCCATCACCTACCtctcctccgcccccgccgccgtcgcatCCCTCTTCCCTCGCCTCTCCGCGGCCGGCATCCCGGCGTCCTCGGTGCTCCCCCCGCTCGAGGCCTCCCTCTCCGCGCACCCGCTCCCCGCCGCGGTCGCgtacctccgcctcctcctcgcgcCGGCCTCCCCGCTCCTCACGCTCTTCTCCCCGCTCCcattcctctccctcctcctggCCATCCGCaaggccgcctcctcctccgccggcgccgccaaccctagctCCGgttccggcggcggccgcggcaatCCCCGGAAGCGCAAGAACCAGCGCCACCAGCCGGCTGCGGCACCGCAGGCGGCGCCGTCGCTGCTCCCGCGGGCGCTCTCCCTTCTCGCCGACGCCGCGGGGAGGCTGCCGCTCCGGGCCCATCCGGACGCGCGGCGGTCACTCGTCGACACCGCCGCGGAGCTCGCGGCGTTCGatgtcctcgccgccgtccttgGATCCGACTACCACGCCGAGGCGGTGCAGGATGTGGTGCGTGCGCTGGCGCCGGTTGTACTGTCAGGGACGAAATCTACGGCACGGGTGGCCGCGGTACAATTCCTTGTGACGAAGTTGGTACctttgggtgctgaggaagggGAGGATGTGGTGAGGAAGGCTATGGAGTACCTGCCAAGGTACTTGTCTGTGAAGGCCCCGGACAAGGCGGAGGCCAGGGCACTGGCAGTGGAGGCCATAGTCGAGGTGGTGCGGGCATTGGGGTCAGAGGAAAGGGAGGGGTTTGCTGGGTATGTGGTGGCCATGTCAAAGGGCAAGGCGAAGGGGCGGCTGCTTGCTGTGGATTTGGTGCTTGCAATGTTACCGGTCCTGTTGCCATCGGATCGGGATGACTGGGATCTCGAGGAGGGCTCTTGGGGGCTGAAGTTTCTCCAGGTGTTGGTGGAGAGGTGCTCCGATAGCGTGGGAGGGGTTCGAGCTCGGGCATTAACTAATGCAGCCCAGGCGCTTGATGTTTTGTCTGAGAGAGGTGTAGAGGTTGATCGGTTGCAGGAGGTGATGAGGACTGGGGACATGGGGCTTGGGGAATTGCTGAGACGGCGTTGCACTGATGATAAGGCTGCTGTGAGGAAGGCTGCGCTTGTGCTCATCACAAAGGCAATCAGTCTGATTGGGAGACCCGTTGATGAGTCTCTACTTTGTGCAATGGGTGCCGCATGCTCTGATCCATTGGTCAGCATCCGCAAGGCTGCTCTTGCAGCCATTTCGGAGGTGTTTAGGAAATTCCCTGATGAGAAAGTGATGAAAGAGTGGCTTCAGGCTGTGCCTCCTCTGGTGATTGATAGTGAGACAAGCATCCAGGAGGAATGTGAAAACCTCTTTCTCGAATTGGTACTTAACAGGATCTGCCAATCTGCCAATTTGAACCCAGATGATGATTCCATTAAGCTGGAGGATGTTTTTCCTGAAGGGACACTGGATTTGCTGAAAAGCATCTGTGATGGAGAGATTGCTCCGTGCATAAAGAAGATATGTGCAAgccttgggaagaagaagaagctgaaACCACTGCTTGCTAGTTCACTGCAGAACATCATAACAATATCCGAATCCTTGTGGTTGAGAAGTCGTAAGCCAATTGAGACTTGGACTGCACCTATAGGGTCTTGGTGGCTTCTTTCTGAGGTCTCATCATTTGCACCAAAATCGGTTAATTGGAAGTTCCTGTCCCACCACTGGAAACTCCTTGATAatgttaggcaagatgacagaGGTAAAGCTTGTTCTCAAGTGGAACCAAACTGTGCGCTCTGGGCAGTTAATCGTGTATCACTCTTGCAAACTATTTCAAATGTCTCCATGGAGCTACCTGTGGAACCTGCAGCAGAATTGGCACACAGCTTGCTCACAAGGATTGAGAATTTTGATATGAACCTCAGTGAG GTTGATGCCCATGTAAAATCGCTGAAAATTTTATGTAAAAGGAAAGCAAAAACAGCAAAGGAGGGTGATGCACTGATCCTGAAGTGGGCACAGCAACTTATCCGTAGTGCTGTTGACATCCTTGACCAATACATAAAAGAGACATCAGAATCAGCCAGGGGTCACAGTTTCGTTACTCCTGTGAGTAGCAAAAGCAGGGGAAAGAAACAGACACCCGCATCAAAGTCAACATCAGACGCAGTTATTGCTGTGTTCACTGTTGGATCACTGATCCTAGCTTGCCCCACTGCCAATGTGAAAGACATCACTCCTTTGCTGCACACAATCATAACTTCTGGAAACTCTGAGCTGAGGCCAAAAAATCTTGTTGGTGGGACAATATCATTCAAAGAGTTAGCTCCATCGTTATATATACAGTCGTGGGATACATTGGCAAAAATTTGCCTTGTAGACGACAAAGTGGCCAAACGATACATTCCAATTTTTGTCCAG GAGCTTGAAAGGAGTGATATGGCTACCCTTCGGAATAATATCATGATTGCAATGGCAGACTTCTATGTCCGTTATACCGCATTGGTCGACTG TTATATGTCAAAAATAACAAAATCACTTCGTGACCCCTGTGAAGTAGTACGGAGACAAACATTTATTCTACTCTCCAAGTTGCTACAG AGGGACTATGTAAAGTGGAGAGGAGTTCTCTTCCTTCGGTTTCTGCCATGTTTAGTTGATGAGTCGGAGAAGATAAGGCATTTGGCTGACTACCTTTTCGGCAACATCTTAAAAG CTAAAGCGCCACTCCTTGCATATAATAGTTTTATTGAAGCTATATATGTCCTAAATGATTGCACTGGACATGGTGCTTATAGCGAGTCTCAAGGAAGTTCAGACAGAAGACCTGCCCTTTTTGCAGTTCG TGGCACTGATGAAAGATCAAGGTCAAAAAGAATGCACATTTATGCTTCTTTGCTGAAACAAATGGCACCAGAGCACCTTTTAGCCACATCGGCCAAATTATGTGCTGAGATCTTGGCAGCTGTTTGTGATGGTTTGCTCAGTGTTGATGATGCTGGTGGAAGGGCTGTACTTCAG GATGCTCTGCAAATACTGGCTTGCAAGGAGATGCGCATCCACCCCAATATCTGCACAGATAATTCCGAGATGGACGAGGAAGGTGGCGAAGGTGGAGGGACAGCCAGCGCGCTCCTGGCGGCCAAAGGGAGGGCGGTGACCCAGGTCGCGAAGAAGAACCTGATACAGATCGCGGTCCCGATCTTCATTGAGCTGAAGCGGCTGCTGGAGAGCAAGAACAGCCCGCTGACGGGCTGCCTGATGGAGTGCCTGCGCGCCCTGCTCAAGGACTACAAGAACGAGATCGAGGAGATCCTGGTGGCGGACAAGCAGCTCCAGCGGGAGCTCCTGTACGACATGCAGAAGTACGAGGCCGGCAAAGGGAAGGGCAAGGCGGCCGCCGAGTTTGAGACCGGCCCCAGCGGCACCGCGAGGTCCCCGGCCAGGCAGACGCCGGCCGGTGCGGCTGCGGCGAAGGTGGATGCGTCCGCGAGAGCCACTGTCAGGTCGGTGCTGAAGGAGGTGAATCGGAACACGCCGACGCCGCCCCTGCATTCCATGAGCGTGCCCAAGGTGAAGTCGATTCTGGGCACCGCCGGTCCTGGCTCTCGCCGCCCCGGTGTTCTGGAGTCGGTCCGGCGGCTTCAGCCGTTTGAGTCGGACGATGAGAATTAG
- the LOC112884837 gene encoding auxilin-related protein 1-like, translating into MDDFQGLLARDFGLRPQGKAAPMSAARSSGPSGSAWASTRSASASAAPAAPSYDDLFGPAASAPAPTKPAPEPSASFDAIFDSYKEPSSAAPPPKPKHSSMPVYDKPVYDDDIFDGVPGVKSSSAPYDDVFGGSQGHAPPPAFDDLLGGFGKKSQGREEAEEKRKPKPAAASTGFDDLIPGFGGRSSPRQRETVGAKEKKVSMSTSKPTASMASDPFVVLETTSSSAHPFTDPLDELGKPAKYQGKSHESTGTDSSLFEDPSTFNQASKSEPLFSEVDNVTKDRNDSSRGRDSNPVQSFPKRNSAQQPSVEDFENIFPKSQSARYSDVHVDIGTEKYSGNGINDQSPRSDESEDEIWLTVSEIPLFTQPTSAPPPSRPPPPLAIKQKQHGSKSKRKDDEYLRRSRKNYDHQRSSSNKAGVSSVDELEDFAMGKSQNAHAFNEEEFERSTAAAASAAAMKEAMDKAEAKFKHAKEVRERERDAKLRNREHQEQDNEARSYAQDREDKERKERLEQEREMRQKEEKEREQRRLEEERELERQRERERARQAVERATKEARERAAAEARAKAEREARQRAERAAVQRAQQEARERAAVDAKERAEAKERAAAEAKEKAASQARDRAAAERAAVERAQQEARKRAERAAVERAAAESRERQAAAAAAAAAREKQSKPDDLESFFGMGARANSAPKQRAPDSMFDTQTQNRGTSTSASMKKASSTTNIADDLSAIFGGAPTSSDEFQEIDGESEERRRARLERHQRTRERAAKALAEKNERDMQQQREQAERHRIAETLDFEIKRWAAGKEGNLRALLSTLQYVLWPECGWQPVSLTDLITAAAVKKVYRKATLCIHPDKVQQKGANLQQKYIAEKVFDLLKEAWNKFNSEELF; encoded by the exons ATGGACGACTTCCAGGGCCTGCTGGCCCGCGACTTCGGCCTCCGCCCGCAGGGGAAGGCCGCGCCCATGTCGGCCGCCCGGTCCTCGGGGCCCTCCGGATCCGCCTGGGCCAGCACCAGATCCGCCTCGGcgtccgccgcccccgccgcgccctcgTACGACGACCTCTTCGGGCCCGCTGCGTCCGCCCCGGCGCCAACCAAGCCTGCCCCGGAGCCGTCGGCCTCCTTTGACGCCATCTTTGACTCGTACAAGGAGCCCtcgtccgccgcgccgccgcccaagcCGAAGCACTCGTCCATGCCGGTCTACGACAAGCCGGTCTACGACGATGACATCTTCGACGGGGTCCCTGGGGTGAAGAGCTCCTCGGCGCCGTACGACGACGTGTTCGGGGGCAGCCAGGGCCACGCGCCGCCTCCGGCTTTCGATGACCTGCTTGGTGGGTTTGGGAAGAAGTCACAGGGGAGGGAAGAGGCggaggagaagaggaagccGAAGCCTGCTGCTGCGTCCACTGGGTTCGATGATTTGATCCCAGGATTTGGCGGGAGAAGCTCGCCACGGCAAAG GGAGACTGTTGGTGCAAAAGAAAAGAAGGTTTCCATGTCAACATCTAAGCCAACTGCTAGCATGGCAAGTGACCCCTTTGTTGTTCTTGAAACAACTTCATCATCAGCTCATCCATTTACAGATCCCTTGGATGAATTGGGTAAACCTGCAAAATATCAAGGGAAAAGCCATGAAAGTACTGGCACTGACAGCAGCTTGTTTGAGGATCCAAGCACTTTCAACCAGGCATCAAAATCAGAACCTTTGTTCTCAGAGGTGGACAATGTAACGAAAGATAGGAATGACTCGAGCAGAGGCCGAGACTCAAATCCTGTACAAAGTTTCCCCAAAAGGAACTCTGCCCAACAACCTTCTGTAGAGGATTTTGAAAATATCTTTCCTAAGTCACAGTCTGCCAGATATTCTGATGTCCATGTTGACATTGGCACTGAGAAATACAGTGGGAATGGTATAAATGATCAGTCACCAAGATCTGATGAATCTGAAGATGAGATATGGCTTACAGTTTCTGAGATTCCGCTCTTCACACAGCCAACTAGTGCCCCACCACCTTCAAGACCACCACCACCTCTTGCAATTAAGCAAAAACAGCATGGATCGAAATCAAAAAGAAAAGATGATGAGTATCTACGGCGGTCTAGGAAAAACTATGATCATCAAAGAAGTTCATCAAATAAGGCTGGTGTTTCTTCAGTAGATGAACTAGAAGATTTTGCCATGGGCAAGTCTCAGAATGCACATGCTTTTAATGAGGAAGAATTTGAGAGaagcacagcagcagcagcatctgcAGCTGCTATGAAAGAGGCCATGGATAAAGCTGAGGCAAAGTTCAAACATGCCAAGGAAGTACGAGAGAGAGAACGTGATGCAAAGCTTAGAAATAGAGAACATCAGGAACAAGATAATGAAGCAAGGTCGTATGCCCAGGATCGTGAGGACaaagagagaaaggaaagactagaacaagaaagagagatgaggcaaaaagaagaaaaggaaagagagcAAAGAAGACTTGAAGAAGAGAGAGAACTTGAGCGacagagagaaagagaaagagctAGGCAAGCAGTGGAAAGAGCTACAAAGGAGGCAAGGGAAAGAGCAGCTGCTGAGGCTCGTGCAAAAGCAGAAAGGGAGGCACGCCAACGTGCAGAACGTGCTGCGGTGCAGAGAGCTCAACAGGAAGCACGTGAGAGGGCTGCAGTGGATGCTAAAGAGCGAGCAGAAGCTAAGGAAAGGGCTGCTGCTGAAGCTAAGGAGAAAGCTGCTAGTCAAGCCAGGGATAGGGCTGCAGCAGAAAGAGCTGCTGTGGAGAGAGCTCAGCAAGAAGCGAGGAAGAGAGCTGAACGAGCGGCAGTGGAAAGGGCTGCTGCTGAGTCTCGGGAAAGACAGGCTGCCGCTGCTGCGGCTGcagctgcaagagaaaaacaGAGTAAACCAGATGATCTTGAGTCATTCTTCGGTATGGGCGCCCGAGCTAATAGTGCTCCGAAGCAAAGGGCCCCG GATTCAATGTTTGATACTCAAACGCAAAATAGAGGGACTTCCACTTCAGCATCAATGAAAAAGGCATCATCAACAACAAATATTGCTGATGACTTGTCTGCAATATTTGGAGGAG CTCCTACATCATCAGATGAATTTCAAGAAATTGATGGAGAGAGTGAAGAAAGAAGGCGTGCTAGATTGGAACGGCATCAAAGAACTCGTGAACGAGCG GCAAAGGCTTTGGCTGAGAAGAATGAGCGTGACATGCAGCAACAACGAGAGCAGGCTGAAAGACAT AGGATTGCGGAAACACTGGACTTTGAGATTAAGCGGTGGGCTGCTGGAAAAGAAGGCAATTTGCGTGCATTGCTGTCAACTTTACAATAC GTTCTTTGGCCAGAATGTGGGTGGCAACCTGTATCCCTTACTGATTTGATCACTGCTGCCGCTGTTAAAAAAGTGTACAGAAAAGCAACATTGTGTATCCATCCTGACAAGGTGCAACAAAAGGGTGCAAATCTCCAGCAGAAATATATTGCTGAGAAGGTTTTTGATCTCCTTAAG GaggcatggaacaaattcaacTCTGAAGAGCTCTTCTAA
- the LOC112887995 gene encoding nucleoside diphosphate kinase 2, chloroplastic-like gives METTMAVLARTAAPLAGTGRRPSGSVRPSASLSFAAATKSRGRLGVGLSARSGRAAGARRAVPRGIVASAEVEQTYIMIKPDGVQRGLVGEIISRFEKKGFLLKGLKLFQCSKDLAQEHYKDLKDKPFFPKLTDYITSGPVVCMAWEGDGVVASARKLIGATNPLQAEPGTIRGDLAVQTGRNVVHGSDSPDNGKREIALWFKEGELCQWESVQTPWLTE, from the exons ATGGAGACGACGATGGCCGTGCTCgcgaggacggcggcgccgcTCGCCGGGACCGGCCGCCGGCCCTCCGGCTCGGTGCGGCCTTCGGCATCCCTCTCCTTCGCTGCCGCTACGAAGTCCCGTGGCCGGCTCGGGGTGGGGCTGAGCGCGCGGAGCGGGAGGGCGGCCGGGGCGCGTCGCGCCGTCCCGCGCGGCATCGTCGCATCCGCG GAGGTTGAGCAAACCTACATTATGATAAAACCTGATGGAGTTCAGCGTGGCCTG GTTGGGGAGATCATTTCTCGCTTTGAGAAGAAAGGCTTTTTGTTGAAGGGGTTGAAGCTTTTTCAGTGCTCCAAGGACTTGGCTCAG GAACATTACAAGGATTTGAAGGACAAACCATTCTTTCCCAAACTGACTGATTACATAACTTCTGGCCCTGTTGTTTGCATG GCCTGGGAAGGTGATGGTGTTGTTGCATCAGCTCGTAAATTAATCGGAGCTACTAATCCCCTTCAAGCTGAACCAGGAACCATAAGGGGTGATCTTGCAGTTCAAACAGGAAG GAATGTTGTCCATGGAAGTGATAGTCCTGATAACGGCAAGCGTGAAATCG CTCTGTGGTTCAAAGAAGGTGAGCTCTGCCAGTGGGAATCAGTTCAAACACCTTGGCTTACAGAGTAA